A genome region from Schlesneria paludicola DSM 18645 includes the following:
- a CDS encoding ABC transporter permease, producing the protein MFPGVLALLERSLRIDARAWEPHVARFGLAAAIYIAVITASQTSIFFGAPGLRFFRNIVYLDLFFITLLGITFFSTSITEEREEDTLGLMLMAGISPVGILLGKSGGRLFQAFLLLAIQYPFMLLAVTLGGITKSQISHTYVAILAYLVLLAGVGLFCSTISRRNRTASARLLVVVLLHWLLPVVCHEMLRRVPTLGTHTSATLGWIGQTCIFFEIGASITAATNETIWTPQVVTNLALGMTGFVASWLCFGLTARDPASEAQSRGLVARSLFRGKLFAPGAIWSNPIAWKDFYFVTGGRAAFLIRVAGYVLLYLLIDLATPTSNGIQSQGDSRFSTGLYLALLMFLTPIDAAWLISRSLADERRSQTLAPLMLLPISSGQILYSKIMGTLIGWLPGIGCLILGIFLLPDGTACVYEFFRHPAPPTLIVTHLILLPHLAALMAMFVRWGALAIGIGLTIGSLILTVCAFGTFGISQQSPVVFLTCGGILVLCGMCHIGIHLRTDALASR; encoded by the coding sequence ATGTTTCCTGGAGTTCTCGCACTGCTGGAACGTTCGTTGCGGATCGACGCTCGCGCTTGGGAACCACATGTCGCGCGTTTTGGACTTGCGGCGGCGATCTATATCGCGGTCATCACCGCATCCCAAACGAGCATCTTTTTCGGAGCCCCCGGACTGCGATTCTTTCGCAACATCGTCTATTTGGATCTGTTTTTCATCACCCTGCTCGGCATTACGTTTTTCTCGACCTCAATTACGGAAGAGCGGGAAGAAGACACACTGGGATTGATGCTGATGGCGGGAATCAGTCCCGTGGGAATCCTGCTGGGGAAATCGGGCGGCCGGCTCTTCCAGGCCTTCCTGCTGTTGGCCATTCAATATCCGTTCATGCTGCTGGCCGTCACTCTCGGCGGCATCACCAAGTCCCAGATCAGCCATACCTATGTTGCGATCCTGGCTTACTTGGTGCTGCTGGCCGGCGTGGGATTGTTCTGTTCGACGATCTCACGAAGGAACCGCACGGCGTCTGCGCGCTTGTTGGTTGTCGTGCTGCTGCATTGGCTACTGCCGGTGGTTTGCCACGAAATGCTGCGAAGGGTCCCGACGCTTGGTACTCACACTTCCGCAACCCTGGGCTGGATCGGCCAAACCTGCATTTTCTTCGAAATTGGGGCATCAATCACGGCCGCCACGAACGAGACGATTTGGACTCCTCAAGTCGTGACGAATCTGGCGCTCGGCATGACAGGTTTCGTGGCGTCTTGGCTTTGTTTCGGCCTGACGGCGCGAGACCCTGCGTCCGAAGCTCAATCTCGAGGCCTCGTTGCCAGGTCGCTGTTTCGTGGCAAACTTTTTGCGCCGGGCGCCATTTGGAGCAATCCCATCGCCTGGAAAGATTTCTATTTCGTGACGGGGGGCAGGGCTGCGTTTCTGATTCGAGTTGCCGGCTACGTCTTGTTGTATTTACTGATTGATTTGGCAACGCCGACGTCAAATGGAATCCAAAGCCAGGGGGATTCGCGATTCAGCACAGGACTTTATTTGGCGCTCCTGATGTTTCTGACGCCGATCGATGCTGCCTGGCTGATTTCACGATCGCTTGCCGATGAAAGGCGATCTCAAACATTGGCACCGCTGATGTTGCTTCCGATCTCGAGTGGCCAGATTCTGTACTCGAAAATCATGGGAACGCTCATCGGCTGGCTTCCCGGAATCGGGTGCCTGATTTTGGGAATCTTCCTTCTTCCGGATGGAACCGCCTGCGTCTACGAATTCTTTCGACATCCTGCGCCGCCGACTCTGATCGTCACACACCTGATCCTGCTTCCTCATTTGGCGGCGTTGATGGCGATGTTCGTTCGGTGGGGAGCACTGGCAATTGGAATCGGCCTGACAATCGGTTCCTTGATTCTCACCGTCTGCGCATTTGGAACGTTTGGAATTTCACAACAATCTCCCGTGGTGTTCCTGACATGTGGCGGAATCCTGGTTCTTTGCGGAATGTGCCACATCGGCATCCACCTGCGAACGGATGCACTGGCTAGTCGCTGA
- a CDS encoding type III polyketide synthase, whose protein sequence is MTMLITGMGTAVPAGTVSQTAAYEATHQLCCDSDEQRRVMEMIYQGAGVNQRSTVLLEEAVAIQDVVDGFYAPRSHDDDRGPSTRARMEKFEECSLALAMESCETALAHADQDVSEITHLVTVSCSGFHAPGFDIGLIQHLGLSPETQRTHVGFMGCHGSFNGLRVAKSYVEADPKAVVLMCSVELCSLHHHYGWSTEKVIANALFADGSAAVVCRADKTDTNPLQAKFKLIRNGSYLMPDTLNAMSWRIGDHGFEMTLSQKVPGLIEKHLESWMKSFLAKEGLTIGDVKQWAIHPGGPRILDSCLAALDISSDDVAPAREILAQYGNMSSATILFLLNRLQAETRRGPVVAVGFGPGLTIETMLLNSDV, encoded by the coding sequence ATGACAATGCTGATTACGGGGATGGGAACAGCGGTTCCTGCAGGTACGGTTTCGCAGACGGCAGCGTACGAAGCGACACACCAACTTTGCTGTGATTCTGATGAACAGCGTCGCGTGATGGAGATGATCTACCAGGGTGCGGGCGTCAATCAGCGAAGCACCGTCTTGCTGGAAGAGGCCGTGGCGATTCAAGATGTGGTGGATGGGTTCTATGCACCCCGCAGCCATGACGATGACCGCGGACCCTCCACCCGGGCTCGGATGGAAAAATTTGAAGAATGTTCACTGGCGCTTGCCATGGAGTCCTGCGAGACCGCGCTGGCACATGCCGACCAGGATGTCAGCGAAATTACCCATCTTGTCACAGTGTCTTGCAGCGGGTTCCACGCACCCGGTTTTGATATCGGCTTGATTCAACACCTGGGGCTCTCGCCGGAAACACAACGCACCCACGTCGGATTCATGGGCTGTCACGGATCGTTTAACGGTCTGCGTGTGGCCAAGTCGTATGTCGAAGCGGATCCAAAGGCCGTCGTCTTGATGTGTTCTGTCGAGCTTTGCAGCTTGCACCATCACTACGGCTGGTCGACCGAAAAGGTCATTGCGAACGCCTTGTTCGCGGACGGTTCCGCCGCAGTGGTTTGTCGAGCAGACAAGACCGACACGAATCCCTTGCAGGCGAAGTTTAAGCTGATTCGCAATGGTTCGTACCTGATGCCCGATACGCTGAACGCGATGAGCTGGCGGATCGGAGATCATGGCTTTGAAATGACATTGTCACAAAAAGTTCCAGGTCTGATCGAAAAGCATCTCGAAAGCTGGATGAAGTCGTTCCTCGCAAAGGAGGGACTTACGATTGGCGACGTCAAGCAATGGGCCATTCATCCCGGCGGACCGCGAATTCTCGATTCCTGCCTGGCCGCTCTCGATATCTCCAGCGACGACGTGGCTCCGGCTCGTGAAATTCTCGCGCAGTATGGAAACATGTCTTCGGCCACGATTCTGTTTCTGCTGAACCGTCTGCAGGCCGAAACGCGACGCGGACCCGTTGTGGCCGTGGGTTTCGGACCTGGCCTGACGATCGAAACGATGCTACTTAATTCTGACGTCTAA